From a single Arachis hypogaea cultivar Tifrunner chromosome 3, arahy.Tifrunner.gnm2.J5K5, whole genome shotgun sequence genomic region:
- the LOC112791342 gene encoding LL-diaminopimelate aminotransferase, chloroplastic isoform X4 translates to MSITQSLSTPLSSSSSTFLAPSTFNPRSQVTLPVKSLGVCKCIAAPQEADTAYKTKVSRNGNIAKLQAGYLFPEIARRRNAHLLKYPDAKVISLGIGDTTEPIPDAITSAMSKRSHALSTVEGYSGYGAEQGEKPLRSAIASTFYRDLGIEDDDIFVSDGAKCDISRLQIVFGSKIKMAVQDPSYPAYVDSSVIMGQTGYYQKDVEKFANIEYMRCNPENGFFPDLSSISRPDIIFFCSPNNPTGAAATREQLTQLVKFAKDNGSIIIFDSAYAMYISGDNPRSIFEIPGAKEVALEVSSFSKYAGFTGVRLGWTVIPKQLLFSDGFPVAKDFNRIVCTCFNGASNISQAGGLACLSPDGLKAMQDVIGFYKENTNIIVETFDSLGFKVYGGKDAPYVWVHFPGRNSWDVFAEILEKTHVVTTPGSGFGPGGEGFVRVSAFGHRENVLEACRRFKELYK, encoded by the exons ATGTCTATCACACAAAGCCTCTCCACTCcgctctcttcttcttcctcaactTTCCTTGCTCCCTCCACCTTCAATCCCAG GAGTCAGGTGACGTTGCCCGTGAAGAGCTTGGGCGTTTGCAAATGCATTGCGGCACCACAAGAAGCTGATACCG CCTACAAGACGAAGGTCTCTCGCAATGGAAATATTGCTAAACTTCAAGCCGGGTATCTCTTTCCGGAG attgctaGAAGAAGGAATGCACACTTGCTTAAGTACCCTGATGCCAAAGTAATAAGCCTTGGAATTGGTGATACTACTGAACCCATTCCTGATGCCATAACTTCTGCAATGTCAAAG AGATCACATGCATTATCAACCGTAGAAGGATATAGTGGTTATGGAGCTGAACAAGGTGAAAAG CCATTAAGAAGTGCAATTGCTTCAACATTTTACCGTGATCTTGGCATTGAAGATGATGATATATTTGTGTCAGATGGAGCAAAGTGTGATATATCTCGCCTTCAG ATTGTCTTTGGGTCAAAAATTAAAATGGCTGTGCAAGACCCATCATACCCG GCCTATGTAGACTCGAGTGTAATTATGGGCCAGACTGGCTACTACCAGAAGGATGTTGAGAAGTTTGCAAACATCGAATACATGCGATGTAACCCAGAAAATGGTTTTTTCCCTGATTTGTCTTCTATTTCTCGACCAGATATAATCTTTTTCTGCTCACCAAACAACCCTACTGGTGCTGCGGCAACAAGAGAGCAATTGACCCAACTTGTTAAGTTTGCTAAGGACAATGGGTCTATAATAATCTTTGATTCAGCATATGCAATGTACATCTCTGGTGACAATCCGCGCTCGATCTTTGAAATTCCCGGAGCCAAAGAG GTTGCCCTTGAGGTTTCATCATTTAGCAAGTATGCCGGGTTCACTGGAGTTCGACTGGGTTGGACTGTGATTCCGAAGCAGTTGTTGTTTTCTGATGGATTTCCTGTTGCCAAGGACTTCAATCGTATTGTATGTACTTGCTTCAATGGTGCATCAAATATTTCCCAGGCTGGTGGTCTGGCTTGCCTTTCACCAGATGGCCTTAAG GCTATGCAAGACGTTATTGGATTCTACAAAGAGAACACTAACATAATAGTTGAAACATTCGATTCGCTTGGATTTAAAGTATATGGGGGGAAAGATGCCCCGTATGTGTGGGTTCATTTTCCCGGCAGAAACTCATGGGATGTATTCGCCGAGATTCTTGAGAAGACTCATGTTGTTACAACTCCTGGAAGTGGTTTTGGACCTGGTGGCGAAGGTTTTGTCAGGGTTAGTGCTTTTGGTCACAGGGAAAATGTTTTGGAGGCATGTAGAAGATTCAAGGAGCTATACAAATGA
- the LOC112791342 gene encoding LL-diaminopimelate aminotransferase, chloroplastic isoform X3: MSITQSLSTPLSSSSSTFLAPSTFNPSRSQVTLPVKSLGVCKCIAAPQEADTAYKTKVSRNGNIAKLQAGYLFPEIARRRNAHLLKYPDAKVISLGIGDTTEPIPDAITSAMSKRSHALSTVEGYSGYGAEQGEKPLRSAIASTFYRDLGIEDDDIFVSDGAKCDISRLQIVFGSKIKMAVQDPSYPAYVDSSVIMGQTGYYQKDVEKFANIEYMRCNPENGFFPDLSSISRPDIIFFCSPNNPTGAAATREQLTQLVKFAKDNGSIIIFDSAYAMYISGDNPRSIFEIPGAKEVALEVSSFSKYAGFTGVRLGWTVIPKQLLFSDGFPVAKDFNRIVCTCFNGASNISQAGGLACLSPDGLKAMQDVIGFYKENTNIIVETFDSLGFKVYGGKDAPYVWVHFPGRNSWDVFAEILEKTHVVTTPGSGFGPGGEGFVRVSAFGHRENVLEACRRFKELYK; encoded by the exons ATGTCTATCACACAAAGCCTCTCCACTCcgctctcttcttcttcctcaactTTCCTTGCTCCCTCCACCTTCAATCCCAG CAGGAGTCAGGTGACGTTGCCCGTGAAGAGCTTGGGCGTTTGCAAATGCATTGCGGCACCACAAGAAGCTGATACCG CCTACAAGACGAAGGTCTCTCGCAATGGAAATATTGCTAAACTTCAAGCCGGGTATCTCTTTCCGGAG attgctaGAAGAAGGAATGCACACTTGCTTAAGTACCCTGATGCCAAAGTAATAAGCCTTGGAATTGGTGATACTACTGAACCCATTCCTGATGCCATAACTTCTGCAATGTCAAAG AGATCACATGCATTATCAACCGTAGAAGGATATAGTGGTTATGGAGCTGAACAAGGTGAAAAG CCATTAAGAAGTGCAATTGCTTCAACATTTTACCGTGATCTTGGCATTGAAGATGATGATATATTTGTGTCAGATGGAGCAAAGTGTGATATATCTCGCCTTCAG ATTGTCTTTGGGTCAAAAATTAAAATGGCTGTGCAAGACCCATCATACCCG GCCTATGTAGACTCGAGTGTAATTATGGGCCAGACTGGCTACTACCAGAAGGATGTTGAGAAGTTTGCAAACATCGAATACATGCGATGTAACCCAGAAAATGGTTTTTTCCCTGATTTGTCTTCTATTTCTCGACCAGATATAATCTTTTTCTGCTCACCAAACAACCCTACTGGTGCTGCGGCAACAAGAGAGCAATTGACCCAACTTGTTAAGTTTGCTAAGGACAATGGGTCTATAATAATCTTTGATTCAGCATATGCAATGTACATCTCTGGTGACAATCCGCGCTCGATCTTTGAAATTCCCGGAGCCAAAGAG GTTGCCCTTGAGGTTTCATCATTTAGCAAGTATGCCGGGTTCACTGGAGTTCGACTGGGTTGGACTGTGATTCCGAAGCAGTTGTTGTTTTCTGATGGATTTCCTGTTGCCAAGGACTTCAATCGTATTGTATGTACTTGCTTCAATGGTGCATCAAATATTTCCCAGGCTGGTGGTCTGGCTTGCCTTTCACCAGATGGCCTTAAG GCTATGCAAGACGTTATTGGATTCTACAAAGAGAACACTAACATAATAGTTGAAACATTCGATTCGCTTGGATTTAAAGTATATGGGGGGAAAGATGCCCCGTATGTGTGGGTTCATTTTCCCGGCAGAAACTCATGGGATGTATTCGCCGAGATTCTTGAGAAGACTCATGTTGTTACAACTCCTGGAAGTGGTTTTGGACCTGGTGGCGAAGGTTTTGTCAGGGTTAGTGCTTTTGGTCACAGGGAAAATGTTTTGGAGGCATGTAGAAGATTCAAGGAGCTATACAAATGA
- the LOC112791342 gene encoding LL-diaminopimelate aminotransferase, chloroplastic isoform X2, which produces MSITQSLSTPLSSSSSTFLAPSTFNPRSQVTLPVKSLGVCKCIAAPQEADTGILQTKLPFFWAYKTKVSRNGNIAKLQAGYLFPEIARRRNAHLLKYPDAKVISLGIGDTTEPIPDAITSAMSKRSHALSTVEGYSGYGAEQGEKPLRSAIASTFYRDLGIEDDDIFVSDGAKCDISRLQIVFGSKIKMAVQDPSYPAYVDSSVIMGQTGYYQKDVEKFANIEYMRCNPENGFFPDLSSISRPDIIFFCSPNNPTGAAATREQLTQLVKFAKDNGSIIIFDSAYAMYISGDNPRSIFEIPGAKEVALEVSSFSKYAGFTGVRLGWTVIPKQLLFSDGFPVAKDFNRIVCTCFNGASNISQAGGLACLSPDGLKAMQDVIGFYKENTNIIVETFDSLGFKVYGGKDAPYVWVHFPGRNSWDVFAEILEKTHVVTTPGSGFGPGGEGFVRVSAFGHRENVLEACRRFKELYK; this is translated from the exons ATGTCTATCACACAAAGCCTCTCCACTCcgctctcttcttcttcctcaactTTCCTTGCTCCCTCCACCTTCAATCCCAG GAGTCAGGTGACGTTGCCCGTGAAGAGCTTGGGCGTTTGCAAATGCATTGCGGCACCACAAGAAGCTGATACCGGTATCCTGCAAACAAAGCTCCCTTTTTTTTGGG CCTACAAGACGAAGGTCTCTCGCAATGGAAATATTGCTAAACTTCAAGCCGGGTATCTCTTTCCGGAG attgctaGAAGAAGGAATGCACACTTGCTTAAGTACCCTGATGCCAAAGTAATAAGCCTTGGAATTGGTGATACTACTGAACCCATTCCTGATGCCATAACTTCTGCAATGTCAAAG AGATCACATGCATTATCAACCGTAGAAGGATATAGTGGTTATGGAGCTGAACAAGGTGAAAAG CCATTAAGAAGTGCAATTGCTTCAACATTTTACCGTGATCTTGGCATTGAAGATGATGATATATTTGTGTCAGATGGAGCAAAGTGTGATATATCTCGCCTTCAG ATTGTCTTTGGGTCAAAAATTAAAATGGCTGTGCAAGACCCATCATACCCG GCCTATGTAGACTCGAGTGTAATTATGGGCCAGACTGGCTACTACCAGAAGGATGTTGAGAAGTTTGCAAACATCGAATACATGCGATGTAACCCAGAAAATGGTTTTTTCCCTGATTTGTCTTCTATTTCTCGACCAGATATAATCTTTTTCTGCTCACCAAACAACCCTACTGGTGCTGCGGCAACAAGAGAGCAATTGACCCAACTTGTTAAGTTTGCTAAGGACAATGGGTCTATAATAATCTTTGATTCAGCATATGCAATGTACATCTCTGGTGACAATCCGCGCTCGATCTTTGAAATTCCCGGAGCCAAAGAG GTTGCCCTTGAGGTTTCATCATTTAGCAAGTATGCCGGGTTCACTGGAGTTCGACTGGGTTGGACTGTGATTCCGAAGCAGTTGTTGTTTTCTGATGGATTTCCTGTTGCCAAGGACTTCAATCGTATTGTATGTACTTGCTTCAATGGTGCATCAAATATTTCCCAGGCTGGTGGTCTGGCTTGCCTTTCACCAGATGGCCTTAAG GCTATGCAAGACGTTATTGGATTCTACAAAGAGAACACTAACATAATAGTTGAAACATTCGATTCGCTTGGATTTAAAGTATATGGGGGGAAAGATGCCCCGTATGTGTGGGTTCATTTTCCCGGCAGAAACTCATGGGATGTATTCGCCGAGATTCTTGAGAAGACTCATGTTGTTACAACTCCTGGAAGTGGTTTTGGACCTGGTGGCGAAGGTTTTGTCAGGGTTAGTGCTTTTGGTCACAGGGAAAATGTTTTGGAGGCATGTAGAAGATTCAAGGAGCTATACAAATGA
- the LOC112791342 gene encoding LL-diaminopimelate aminotransferase, chloroplastic isoform X1, with translation MSITQSLSTPLSSSSSTFLAPSTFNPSRSQVTLPVKSLGVCKCIAAPQEADTGILQTKLPFFWAYKTKVSRNGNIAKLQAGYLFPEIARRRNAHLLKYPDAKVISLGIGDTTEPIPDAITSAMSKRSHALSTVEGYSGYGAEQGEKPLRSAIASTFYRDLGIEDDDIFVSDGAKCDISRLQIVFGSKIKMAVQDPSYPAYVDSSVIMGQTGYYQKDVEKFANIEYMRCNPENGFFPDLSSISRPDIIFFCSPNNPTGAAATREQLTQLVKFAKDNGSIIIFDSAYAMYISGDNPRSIFEIPGAKEVALEVSSFSKYAGFTGVRLGWTVIPKQLLFSDGFPVAKDFNRIVCTCFNGASNISQAGGLACLSPDGLKAMQDVIGFYKENTNIIVETFDSLGFKVYGGKDAPYVWVHFPGRNSWDVFAEILEKTHVVTTPGSGFGPGGEGFVRVSAFGHRENVLEACRRFKELYK, from the exons ATGTCTATCACACAAAGCCTCTCCACTCcgctctcttcttcttcctcaactTTCCTTGCTCCCTCCACCTTCAATCCCAG CAGGAGTCAGGTGACGTTGCCCGTGAAGAGCTTGGGCGTTTGCAAATGCATTGCGGCACCACAAGAAGCTGATACCGGTATCCTGCAAACAAAGCTCCCTTTTTTTTGGG CCTACAAGACGAAGGTCTCTCGCAATGGAAATATTGCTAAACTTCAAGCCGGGTATCTCTTTCCGGAG attgctaGAAGAAGGAATGCACACTTGCTTAAGTACCCTGATGCCAAAGTAATAAGCCTTGGAATTGGTGATACTACTGAACCCATTCCTGATGCCATAACTTCTGCAATGTCAAAG AGATCACATGCATTATCAACCGTAGAAGGATATAGTGGTTATGGAGCTGAACAAGGTGAAAAG CCATTAAGAAGTGCAATTGCTTCAACATTTTACCGTGATCTTGGCATTGAAGATGATGATATATTTGTGTCAGATGGAGCAAAGTGTGATATATCTCGCCTTCAG ATTGTCTTTGGGTCAAAAATTAAAATGGCTGTGCAAGACCCATCATACCCG GCCTATGTAGACTCGAGTGTAATTATGGGCCAGACTGGCTACTACCAGAAGGATGTTGAGAAGTTTGCAAACATCGAATACATGCGATGTAACCCAGAAAATGGTTTTTTCCCTGATTTGTCTTCTATTTCTCGACCAGATATAATCTTTTTCTGCTCACCAAACAACCCTACTGGTGCTGCGGCAACAAGAGAGCAATTGACCCAACTTGTTAAGTTTGCTAAGGACAATGGGTCTATAATAATCTTTGATTCAGCATATGCAATGTACATCTCTGGTGACAATCCGCGCTCGATCTTTGAAATTCCCGGAGCCAAAGAG GTTGCCCTTGAGGTTTCATCATTTAGCAAGTATGCCGGGTTCACTGGAGTTCGACTGGGTTGGACTGTGATTCCGAAGCAGTTGTTGTTTTCTGATGGATTTCCTGTTGCCAAGGACTTCAATCGTATTGTATGTACTTGCTTCAATGGTGCATCAAATATTTCCCAGGCTGGTGGTCTGGCTTGCCTTTCACCAGATGGCCTTAAG GCTATGCAAGACGTTATTGGATTCTACAAAGAGAACACTAACATAATAGTTGAAACATTCGATTCGCTTGGATTTAAAGTATATGGGGGGAAAGATGCCCCGTATGTGTGGGTTCATTTTCCCGGCAGAAACTCATGGGATGTATTCGCCGAGATTCTTGAGAAGACTCATGTTGTTACAACTCCTGGAAGTGGTTTTGGACCTGGTGGCGAAGGTTTTGTCAGGGTTAGTGCTTTTGGTCACAGGGAAAATGTTTTGGAGGCATGTAGAAGATTCAAGGAGCTATACAAATGA